The Salvelinus sp. IW2-2015 linkage group LG4q.2, ASM291031v2, whole genome shotgun sequence genome includes the window tatattgaagcaacatctcaagacatcagtcaggatgttaaagcttggtcacaaatgggtcttccaaatggacaatgaccccaagcatacttccaaagttgtggcaaaatggcttaaggacgacaaagtcaaggttttggagtggccatcacaaagccctgacctcaatcctacagaaaattgtgggcagaactgaaaaagagtgtgcgagcaaggaagcctacaaacctgactcagttacaccagctctgtcaggaggaataggccaaaattcacccaacttattgtgggaagcttgtggaaggctacccgaaacgtttgacccaagttaaacaatttaaaggcaatgctaccaaatactaattgagtgcatgtaaacttctgacccactaggaatatgatgaaagaaataaaagctgaaacaaatcattctctctactattattctgaaatttcacattcttaaagtaaagtggtggtcctaactgatagcctgtatttggctaaggtgtatgtaaacttccgactgcaatGTAGTACCACAAAATGTTTGGGGATGATGACACATCATTTGAGTTGTTGTTTCGGCACCAGCTTTTTTGGAGGGGAAACGTCAAACGGAACCAAAGACCTGTTGTAGTTTCTCCTGTTGAAGAACTTTGGGGGATGATTCACCAGAGGCCTATAACTGACTCCTCTCTGTGAACCACTAAATATTCAGTTCTGACTTGTATGGTCTCCCACTGTGCTGCTCTGCTCAGACCCCAGTCAGCCCACAGTCAGCCCCATCCAGCTCCAGCCATACCAAATCATAAAGTCTGCTTTAAAGAAACTGTACACAACAACCATCCCTCCACAGTCCTCACCTggctgctctctctttctgtcggaACACTTGATTTGTGTGGTTGCCATATTTTTCCCAGCATCCTTTGATGTTGAAGGAAGCACACCATGGTGTAAAGctctaccagctctcacagtctcaagtCCAAATTAGACGTGAGACGTGTCCCATTTCTAAGTTGTCACcgtttggtatggcaaatgcttggcatctgaccgcaaggtgctacagagggtagtgcgtacgacccagtacatcactggggccgagttccctgccatccaagacctctatacaagggggtgtcagaggaaggccaaagaaaatcagtcaaccatagacggttctctctgctaccgcagggcaagTGGTACTGATGCAACAAGTCTGGATCGAacaaggtccacagttgacagtgcatgtcagagcaaaaaccaagccatgacgtcaaaGAATttgccgtagagctccgagattgtgtcgaggcacggatctgggaaagggttccaaaacatttctgcagcattgaaggtccccaagaacacagtggcctccatcattcttaaatggaagaactttggaaccaccaagactcttcctagagctgagcaatagggagatgggccttggtcaaggaggtgatcaagaacctgatggtcactgacagagctctagaattcctctgtggagatgggagaacctttcagaaggacaaccatctctgcagcactccaccaaatcaggccctTATGTTAGAGTGGCCCGACGGAAgcaattcctcagtaaaaggcacatgacaggctcctaaaggactctcagaccatgagaaacaagattctctggtctgatgaaaccaagattgaactctttgacctgaatgccaagcgtcatgtctggagaacatgactgttagtctacacctgttgtttacgaagcatgtgacaaatacaatgtgatttctgtcttTGACTTTCCCATTCAGTATGCGGCTCCTCGCGGAAGTAATAGCCAGCATTTGTTGTTTatttggggttggggttggggttcgGGGTTTGGGGTTGGGGCGCTCGGGAGTCTGGGGGTGGCAGCTCtcggggttggggttggggctggggttggggttggggttggggctgggtTGGTGGTTGaggctgggtggggttggggttgggggctGGAGTTTGGGGTGTGGGGTTGGGTTTGGGGttgggggctggggctgggttggggctggggctggggctggagttGGGGTTGGGGTTGCGGTTGATGGGCTGGGGCTTGGGGTTGGGCGTTGCGGGCTCGGAGTTGGGGTCTCTGGGGCTGGACGTTAGCGGGTCTGCGGCTTGGggttgaggctggggctgggggttggggttggggcttGGGGTGCGAGTCTGGGGTGGGGTTGGAGGCTGGGCTGGGGTTGGGTTGGCGTTCGGGGCTGGAGTTGGGGGTTGGGGTGGggttgaggctggggctggggttgcGGGTTGGGGTTCCGGGCGCTCGGGGCTGGGGTTGAAGGCTTGGGGCTGGGGTTGACGGCTGGGGCTGggttgaggctggggctgggggttGAGGCTGGATTTTGGGGCTGGGGttgggggctggggctggggttggggttgggggctGGGGGTTAAGGCTGGGGCTTTGGGGGTTGAGGCTGGGGGTTTGGGGCTGGGGCAGGGGGGTTAAGGCTGGGGATGGGGCTGGGGTTGAGGCTGGGGTTGGGTGGATTGaggttggggctggggctggggttagGCTGGGGTGGGGGTTTGAGGTGGGGGTGGGGCTGGGGTGAgatggggctgaggctgggggttggggctggggctggggttggGCTGTGGGTTTGAGgcttggggctggggctgggggttGAGGCTGGGGTTGGGGTCTGAGGGGTTGAGCTGGGGCTGGGTTATGAGGCTGGggttgaggctggggctggggttggTGCTGGGAGTgggggctgggctgggttggggctgggggttctggggttggggctggggctgggggttgatggctggggttggggttggggctgtGGGCTGGGGGTTTgaggctggggttggggctggggtgtgaggctggggctggggttggggctggggttgAGGCTTGTGGggttgaggctggggctggggttgagctgggctggggctggggttgaGGCTGGGGTTGGTGTGttgggggttggggttgggggttTGGGTTGGGGGTTGggtttggggttggggttgggggttgGGGATGGGGTCTGGGAGTTGGGGTGGTGGGCTGGGGCTAGGGGGTTGAGGGCTATGGGGTTGGGCTGGGGTTGGTGTTGGGggttgggttggggttggggttgggttggGGGTCTGGAGTTGGGGTTGGGTGCGTTGGGCCAACGATGGGTCTGGGATGGGGTTGGGGTGTGGGTTTGGGGTTGGGTCTGGAGTTGGGGGTTGTTGGGGTTGGGGTTTTGGGTTGNNNNNNNNNNNNNNNNNNNNNNNNNGAGAGAGATGGGGTTGGTGCTGGGAGTGGGGGCTGAGGCTGGGTGGCTTGGGCTGGGGGTTTGGGG containing:
- the LOC111963086 gene encoding cell surface glycoprotein 1-like, which produces MGVGGGGEEKEVKSRHTSDSVLFRDYSSEKKRNITGAWILAFQNSQEGNPVAGSRIRDSGIPELPGGNPECLEHGIRDSGIPENSQEGTPECLEQVQGFWHSKNSSGNSRRTQPQPQPQPNPQLQTQPQIPHPNPIPDPSWRLKPPNPRLQTPNPTPNPNQPPNTNPSPKPHSLNPLQPQPHTPTPRPHPQPQPQTPNPTPNPNPQPQPPHTNPSLNPQPRPAINPSPSLQPPSLNPSPQPQPQPHPSPNPSLKPPAHSPNPNPKPPTTPAQPQTPSPSHPASAPTPNPTPNPHPNPIPDPSLAQRTQPQLQTPNPTPTPTQPPTPTPAQPHSPQPPSPSPPPQLPDPIPNPQPQPQTQPPTQTPNPNPQHTNPSLNPSPSPAQPQPQPQPHKPQPQPQPQPQPHTPAPTPASNPQPTAPTPTPAINPQPQPQPQNPQPQPSPAPTPSTNPSPSLNPSLITQPQLNPSDPNPSLNPQPQPQASNPQPNPSPSPNPQPHPKPPASTPKAPALTPSPQPQPQPQPPTPAPKSSLNPQPQPQPSPSRQPQPQAFNPSPERPEPQPATPAPASTPPQPPTPAPNANPTPAQPPTPPQTRTPSPNPNPQPQPQPQAADPLTSSPRDPNSEPATPNPKPQPINRNPNPNSSPSPSPNPAPAPNPKPNPTPQTPAPNPNPTQPQPPTQPQPQPQPQPQPQPRELPPPDSRAPQPQTPNPNPNPK